A single Actinomadura algeriensis DNA region contains:
- a CDS encoding alkyl sulfatase dimerization domain-containing protein: MNIREYADKVWTGESDDSIAHTGMGGKGVIDVADGLGWKPGFGNVIAFRTRGELILFDTGNKAFAGKAHAGVREWTSDPLSLAFYSHGHIDHVMGMAPFDAEDGPRAQVVAHENVRDRFDRYVLTAGYNSVINQRQFQIPDLRWPTEYRHPDVTFRDALTVTRGDLTFELFHAKGETDDAAVAYVPEHKLLLPGDLFIWLVPNCGNPQKAQRYPREWAHALRRMAALGAEIMMPSHGAPIFGADRIEQALLETAEWLESIIDQTLGLLNEGRRLDEIVPAVTPPAHLSDRVYLQAKYDEPEFIVRNLWRMYGGWYDGNPARLKPAPDADVARAVAGLAGGAALLADAARRAAADGDLRLAAHLAEMAVQADPQDTALHEARAEVYAARAAAEPSLMATGVFKWAADESRRAAGGEAAPSTIPGLIA, encoded by the coding sequence ATGAACATCAGGGAATACGCCGACAAGGTGTGGACCGGGGAGAGCGACGACAGCATCGCCCACACAGGGATGGGTGGGAAGGGCGTCATCGACGTCGCCGACGGGCTCGGCTGGAAGCCCGGCTTCGGCAACGTCATCGCGTTCCGCACGCGCGGCGAGCTGATCCTGTTCGACACCGGCAACAAGGCGTTCGCGGGGAAGGCGCACGCCGGCGTCCGGGAGTGGACGTCCGATCCGCTGAGCCTCGCGTTCTACTCGCACGGCCACATCGACCACGTCATGGGCATGGCGCCCTTCGACGCCGAGGACGGCCCGCGGGCCCAGGTCGTCGCGCACGAGAACGTTCGCGACCGGTTCGACCGCTACGTCCTCACCGCCGGATACAACTCGGTGATCAACCAGCGGCAGTTCCAGATCCCGGACCTGCGCTGGCCCACCGAGTACCGGCACCCGGACGTGACGTTCCGCGACGCGCTGACCGTCACCCGCGGCGACCTCACGTTCGAGCTGTTCCACGCCAAGGGCGAGACGGACGACGCCGCGGTCGCGTACGTCCCGGAGCACAAGCTGCTTCTGCCGGGCGACCTGTTCATCTGGCTCGTCCCCAACTGCGGCAACCCGCAGAAGGCGCAGCGCTACCCGCGCGAGTGGGCGCACGCGCTGCGCCGCATGGCCGCCCTCGGCGCCGAGATCATGATGCCCTCGCACGGCGCCCCGATCTTCGGCGCCGACCGGATCGAGCAGGCGCTGCTGGAGACGGCCGAGTGGCTGGAGAGCATCATCGACCAGACCCTCGGCCTGCTCAACGAGGGCCGCCGCCTCGACGAGATCGTGCCCGCCGTCACCCCGCCCGCGCACCTGTCCGACCGCGTCTACCTGCAGGCCAAGTACGACGAACCGGAGTTCATCGTCCGGAACCTGTGGCGCATGTACGGGGGCTGGTACGACGGCAACCCCGCGCGCCTCAAGCCCGCCCCGGACGCCGACGTGGCGCGGGCCGTCGCGGGGCTGGCGGGCGGCGCCGCCCTGCTCGCGGACGCCGCCCGCCGCGCCGCCGCGGACGGCGACCTGCGGCTGGCCGCCCACCTCGCGGAGATGGCGGTGCAGGCCGACCCGCAGGACACCGCCCTGCACGAGGCCCGCGCCGAGGTCTACGCCGCCCGCGCCGCCGCCGAGCCGTCGCTGATGGCCACCGGCGTGTTCAAGTGGGCCGCCGACGAGTCGCGGCGCGCCGCCGGCGGCGAGGCCGCCCCGAGCACCATCCCCGGCCTGATCGCCTGA
- a CDS encoding citrate/2-methylcitrate synthase, which yields MDGWIDAAEAAGRLGVKPATLYSYVSRGVLRRRRDAGGRRSLFDAAQVEELARRGRPRRPPGPGELAIESAITALGPDRPHYRGRDALDLARDATFEAVATWLWTGETPPSGEAAGWRARPDGVAAAVAAQSGLPDGTLPLDRLQLVVTALAVADPLRHDLDPEGVVATGRALVAGMVEALPPVSGVPERAGARVAERLWGRLCPHPPEPGPLRALDAAMILLADHELAASTVAARVAASVRAGPYAVVAAGLGVLGGSLHGGASYGVERMLAEIPDADAVPRVIGDRLRGGERIPGFGHGVYKAGDGRAAMLFDLVTDAAPGHERIAVARAVAAEAARRRLPAMNIDFVLAVLGAVAGFVPGAGEAIFAVARTAGWLAHALEEYERGAPLRPRAVYVGPPPPG from the coding sequence GTGGACGGCTGGATCGACGCCGCCGAGGCCGCCGGACGGCTCGGTGTGAAACCCGCCACGTTGTACTCGTACGTGAGCCGCGGCGTGCTGCGCCGCCGCCGGGACGCGGGTGGACGCCGCAGCCTGTTCGACGCCGCCCAGGTCGAGGAACTCGCCCGCCGCGGCCGCCCCCGGCGCCCGCCCGGTCCCGGCGAGCTCGCCATCGAGTCCGCGATCACCGCGCTCGGCCCCGACCGCCCCCACTACCGCGGCCGCGACGCGCTCGACCTGGCCCGGGACGCCACGTTCGAAGCCGTGGCCACCTGGCTCTGGACCGGCGAGACCCCGCCGTCCGGGGAGGCGGCGGGGTGGCGGGCGCGGCCGGACGGGGTCGCGGCGGCGGTCGCGGCGCAGTCGGGGTTGCCGGACGGGACGTTGCCGCTCGATCGGCTGCAGCTCGTCGTCACGGCCCTCGCGGTCGCCGATCCCCTGCGGCACGACCTCGACCCCGAGGGCGTCGTCGCGACCGGGCGGGCGCTCGTCGCGGGAATGGTCGAGGCGCTGCCGCCGGTGTCGGGCGTGCCGGAGAGGGCGGGGGCGCGCGTCGCCGAACGGCTGTGGGGACGGCTGTGCCCGCACCCGCCGGAGCCGGGTCCGCTGCGCGCGCTGGATGCGGCGATGATCCTGCTCGCCGACCACGAGCTCGCCGCGTCCACGGTGGCCGCGCGCGTCGCCGCGTCCGTCCGGGCGGGGCCCTACGCGGTGGTCGCCGCCGGGCTGGGCGTGCTCGGCGGGTCCCTGCACGGCGGTGCGTCCTACGGGGTGGAGCGGATGCTCGCCGAGATCCCGGACGCGGACGCGGTGCCGCGCGTGATCGGCGACCGGCTGCGCGGCGGGGAGCGGATCCCCGGGTTCGGGCACGGCGTGTACAAGGCGGGCGACGGCCGCGCCGCGATGCTGTTCGACCTCGTGACGGACGCGGCTCCGGGGCACGAACGGATCGCCGTCGCGCGGGCCGTCGCCGCCGAGGCCGCCCGCCGCCGCCTGCCCGCCATGAACATCGACTTCGTGCTGGCCGTGCTGGGCGCGGTCGCCGGGTTCGTCCCGGGCGCGGGCGAGGCGATCTTCGCGGTGGCGCGCACCGCCGGGTGGCTGGCGCACGCGCTCGAGGAGTACGAGCGGGGCGCCCCGCTGCGGCCCCGCGCCGTCTACGTCGGCCCGCCGCCACCGGGATGA
- the sigJ gene encoding RNA polymerase sigma factor SigJ, with product MPAADVEVFEEQRPRLVGLAYRMLGSAAEAEDVVQDAYLRWSRADRVDVPAAWLTTVVTNLCLNRLALARVRRESYAGPWLPEPVLTADGTLGPLETVEQRESVSLGVLVLLERLAPAERAVFILREAFGHPHREIAEILGVSEAHSRQLHRRARAHVGEDGRKRDVDAARHHEIVESFFGATVHGDLATLERLLAEDVVALADGGGEVSAARRPVLGRASVLRYLHGLAKRPEAAALTFRIAEVNGEPAAVFWIGDVLAGVVTVTIEDGRVARIRAVVAPRKLAFAAAQLA from the coding sequence ATGCCCGCTGCGGACGTCGAGGTGTTCGAGGAGCAGCGGCCCCGGCTGGTGGGGCTCGCGTACCGGATGCTGGGGTCGGCGGCCGAGGCCGAGGACGTGGTGCAGGACGCGTACCTGCGGTGGAGCCGCGCGGATCGCGTGGACGTCCCGGCGGCGTGGCTGACGACGGTGGTGACGAACCTGTGCCTCAACCGGCTCGCGCTGGCCCGGGTGCGGCGGGAGAGCTACGCGGGGCCGTGGCTGCCGGAGCCGGTGCTGACCGCGGACGGGACGCTGGGGCCGCTGGAGACCGTGGAACAGCGGGAGTCGGTGTCGCTGGGCGTGCTGGTGCTGCTGGAGCGGCTGGCCCCGGCGGAACGCGCGGTGTTCATCCTGCGGGAGGCGTTCGGGCACCCGCACCGGGAGATCGCGGAGATCCTCGGGGTCTCGGAGGCGCACTCGCGGCAGTTGCACCGGCGGGCGCGCGCGCACGTCGGGGAGGACGGCCGCAAGCGCGACGTCGACGCGGCGCGGCATCACGAGATCGTCGAGTCGTTCTTCGGCGCGACCGTGCACGGCGACCTCGCGACGCTCGAGCGGCTGCTGGCCGAGGACGTCGTGGCCCTGGCGGACGGCGGCGGCGAGGTGTCGGCGGCGCGGCGGCCGGTACTGGGCCGGGCGAGCGTCCTGCGGTACCTGCACGGGCTCGCGAAGCGGCCGGAGGCCGCGGCGCTCACGTTCCGGATCGCGGAGGTCAACGGCGAACCGGCCGCCGTGTTCTGGATCGGGGACGTCCTGGCCGGCGTCGTGACGGTCACGATCGAGGACGGGCGGGTCGCCCGGATCCGCGCGGTCGTGGCCCCGCGCAAGCTCGCGTTCGCCGCGGCCCAGCTCGCGTGA
- a CDS encoding homocitrate synthase/isopropylmalate synthase family protein, whose amino-acid sequence MPTIHFLDVTNRDGVQTARTGLSKFGKTMVNFYLGRLGAAQSEIGFPFLFHEVPYVRAQLALAEAGAFGGLRLSGWCRGVAGDVEKAVGVRAGGKGLAHYNLSISTSDYMIANKFRGRLDRDAIVREMTAAVRAAKAGGVETVGVNAEDGSRTDDGFLVEFALAAKEAGADRVRYCDTIGGDTPDRIRERFARLAGAVKMPVETHCHNDLGLAVANSVSGALGDLDAGQDAWINTCVNGIGERSGNADLLSTILAFRHGFGLEDRVEIGDALDLSWARRFALWASYAFGQPLPYNQVGVGRNAFSHESGIHADGALKDHGNYELYDERTLGPFPDDRHAKNGRVVLTGEYGGKAGFRHVMDGLRVEPVDDDLAFKLVQLCNAQTGRPLTDDELRFIGEYPRELALLFPGQLD is encoded by the coding sequence ATGCCGACGATTCATTTCCTGGACGTGACGAACCGCGACGGCGTGCAGACCGCGCGCACCGGCCTGTCGAAGTTCGGCAAGACGATGGTCAACTTCTACTTGGGACGGCTGGGCGCGGCGCAGTCGGAGATCGGCTTCCCGTTCCTGTTCCACGAGGTCCCGTACGTGCGGGCGCAGCTCGCGCTCGCGGAGGCGGGCGCGTTCGGCGGGCTGCGCCTGTCGGGCTGGTGCCGGGGCGTCGCGGGGGACGTCGAGAAGGCGGTGGGGGTTCGGGCGGGCGGGAAGGGCCTCGCGCACTACAACCTGTCGATCTCCACGTCCGACTACATGATCGCGAACAAGTTCCGGGGGCGGCTGGACCGGGACGCGATCGTCCGCGAGATGACGGCGGCCGTGCGCGCCGCGAAGGCGGGCGGGGTGGAGACGGTCGGGGTGAACGCCGAGGACGGGTCGCGCACCGACGACGGGTTCCTCGTCGAGTTCGCGCTGGCCGCGAAGGAGGCGGGCGCCGACCGCGTCCGGTACTGCGACACCATCGGCGGGGACACCCCGGACCGGATCCGCGAGCGGTTCGCGCGGCTCGCGGGGGCCGTGAAGATGCCCGTCGAGACGCACTGCCACAACGACCTCGGGCTGGCGGTGGCCAACTCGGTGTCCGGCGCGCTCGGCGACCTGGACGCCGGGCAGGACGCGTGGATCAACACGTGCGTCAACGGCATCGGCGAGCGTTCCGGAAACGCCGACCTGCTCTCGACGATCCTCGCGTTCCGGCACGGGTTCGGCCTGGAAGACCGTGTCGAGATCGGTGACGCGCTCGACCTGTCGTGGGCGCGGCGGTTCGCGCTCTGGGCGAGTTACGCGTTCGGCCAGCCCCTCCCCTACAACCAGGTGGGGGTCGGACGGAACGCGTTCTCGCACGAGTCGGGCATCCACGCGGACGGCGCCCTGAAAGACCACGGGAACTACGAGTTGTACGACGAGCGGACGCTCGGACCGTTCCCGGACGACCGGCATGCGAAGAACGGACGGGTCGTCCTCACTGGCGAGTACGGCGGCAAGGCGGGGTTCAGGCACGTGATGGACGGTCTCAGGGTCGAGCCGGTGGACGACGACCTCGCGTTCAAGCTCGTCCAGTTGTGCAATGCGCAGACGGGACGGCCCCTTACCGACGACGAGCTGCGGTTCATCGGCGAGTATCCGCGGGAACTCGCGCTGCTGTTCCCAGGGCAACTCGATTAA
- a CDS encoding GNAT family N-acetyltransferase, translating to MNLTHWPLFGLVLRTPRLELRLPDLPELDALGELAAEGVHDPKAMPFLVPWTDAPPAERARSTIRFHWRQLAEWTPEDWSMQFAVFLDGRVVGTQSVGAREFAVVREVGTGSWLGRRFQGRGIGTEMRAAVLAFAFDGLGAETAVSAAFADNPASTAVSRRLGYECNGLNRVRVRDERRLDQRFVLDRAGWERNRKVEVETHGLGPCLPFFGL from the coding sequence GTGAACCTGACTCACTGGCCTTTGTTCGGGCTCGTTCTCCGGACGCCCCGGCTGGAACTGCGACTGCCCGACCTGCCGGAACTCGACGCGCTCGGGGAATTGGCGGCCGAGGGCGTGCACGATCCGAAGGCGATGCCCTTCCTCGTCCCCTGGACCGACGCGCCGCCCGCCGAACGCGCCCGCTCGACCATTCGGTTCCACTGGCGGCAGCTCGCCGAATGGACGCCGGAGGACTGGAGCATGCAGTTCGCCGTGTTCCTCGACGGCCGGGTGGTGGGCACGCAGAGCGTCGGCGCCCGGGAATTCGCGGTCGTCCGGGAGGTCGGCACCGGGTCGTGGCTCGGGCGCCGCTTCCAGGGGCGCGGGATCGGGACGGAGATGCGCGCGGCCGTCCTGGCGTTCGCGTTCGACGGCCTGGGCGCCGAGACGGCCGTGAGCGCGGCGTTCGCCGACAACCCCGCGTCCACGGCGGTTTCGCGGCGGCTCGGCTACGAGTGCAACGGCCTCAACCGGGTGCGGGTGCGGGACGAGCGGCGCCTCGACCAGCGGTTCGTCCTCGACCGGGCCGGGTGGGAGCGGAACCGGAAGGTAGAGGTCGAGACGCACGGGCTCGGGCCGTGCCTGCCGTTCTTCGGTCTGTGA
- a CDS encoding helix-turn-helix domain-containing protein — translation MSTSKERWSDLALHPVRLRILRSVGAGRRTTREIAELLPDVPQATLYRHLSALTKGGLLEVAGERKVGGAQERVYALPPGGASLDAEGLAAATAEDHGRYFTSFVSSLLAEFSRYLARDEIDIVADGVGYQQIMLNLDDAEFVEFARGFAELVGPLLANEPRAGRTPRLLATVLMPVEPPPTDPPPNQDEAR, via the coding sequence GTGAGCACATCGAAGGAGCGGTGGTCGGACCTGGCCCTGCACCCGGTCCGGCTGCGGATCCTGCGGTCGGTCGGCGCGGGGCGGCGCACGACCCGGGAGATCGCCGAGCTGCTGCCGGACGTCCCGCAGGCGACCCTCTACCGGCACCTGTCCGCGCTCACCAAGGGCGGCCTGCTCGAGGTGGCCGGAGAACGCAAGGTCGGCGGCGCGCAGGAACGCGTCTACGCGCTGCCGCCCGGCGGCGCGTCGCTGGACGCCGAGGGGCTGGCCGCGGCGACGGCCGAGGACCACGGACGGTACTTCACCTCGTTCGTCTCCAGCCTGCTCGCCGAGTTCTCCCGCTACCTCGCGCGCGACGAGATCGACATCGTCGCGGACGGCGTCGGCTACCAGCAGATCATGCTGAACCTGGACGACGCGGAGTTCGTCGAGTTCGCGCGCGGGTTCGCCGAACTCGTCGGCCCGCTGCTCGCCAACGAGCCGCGGGCGGGACGCACGCCGCGGCTGCTCGCGACCGTCCTCATGCCCGTCGAGCCGCCGCCGACCGATCCGCCCCCGAACCAGGACGAAGCACGCTGA
- a CDS encoding PucR family transcriptional regulator, translating into MSQSRRGEAAIDEQEARRVAAELAARCEPKVNRLARELAERRFAAIPDYAGLPADMRDLEIAGTARYAIRQFLDMAAGAHVDEDDLRLFLERAAQRAEEGVGLSTLLSTYYIGAELIWDALVAEVRPGEQDALPMLARLQIRGTNRVVAAVADAYQAAQVAVQDERRDALREVARALLAGEPARATADRYGIPLPAAYLVLNLHLPGRSPNGVAERRLLRRVRAALEGFAGGTPLTLLDGRGVHVLLPLDAARRTAELRRALVRAGTDAGPVTIGAARADGAADVPGASARAARIARIARATGRPPGVYELRDVLLDYHLSGAPDGGRAVAAALDPLDGRPELLATLRAFLDEDLDRRRTAAALAVHPNTVDNRLARIARLIGVDPRTTRGTLLCATALTLRRLG; encoded by the coding sequence ATGTCACAATCTCGTCGAGGGGAGGCGGCCATCGACGAGCAGGAGGCGCGGCGGGTCGCGGCGGAGCTCGCGGCGCGCTGCGAACCGAAGGTCAACCGGCTCGCGCGGGAACTGGCCGAGCGGCGCTTCGCCGCCATCCCCGACTACGCGGGCCTGCCCGCCGACATGCGCGACCTCGAGATCGCGGGCACCGCCCGGTACGCCATCCGGCAGTTCCTGGACATGGCCGCGGGCGCCCACGTCGACGAGGACGACCTGCGGCTGTTCCTCGAACGCGCCGCGCAGCGCGCCGAGGAGGGCGTCGGCCTGTCCACGCTGCTGTCGACGTACTACATCGGCGCCGAACTGATCTGGGACGCGCTCGTCGCGGAGGTCCGGCCGGGCGAGCAGGACGCGCTGCCGATGCTCGCCCGCCTGCAGATCCGCGGGACCAACCGGGTCGTCGCCGCCGTCGCCGACGCCTACCAGGCGGCGCAGGTCGCGGTCCAGGACGAGCGCCGCGACGCGCTCCGCGAGGTCGCGCGGGCCCTGCTCGCCGGGGAACCGGCGCGGGCCACCGCCGACCGCTACGGCATCCCGCTCCCCGCCGCGTACCTGGTGCTGAACCTGCACCTGCCCGGCCGGTCGCCGAACGGCGTCGCCGAACGCCGCCTGCTGCGCCGCGTCCGCGCCGCCCTCGAGGGGTTCGCCGGCGGCACGCCCCTCACCCTGCTCGACGGGCGCGGCGTCCACGTCCTGTTGCCCCTCGACGCGGCCCGGCGGACGGCCGAACTGCGGCGCGCGCTCGTCCGCGCGGGCACCGACGCCGGGCCCGTCACGATCGGCGCGGCCCGCGCGGACGGCGCCGCCGACGTCCCCGGCGCGTCCGCGCGGGCCGCCCGCATCGCCCGGATCGCCCGCGCCACCGGACGTCCGCCCGGTGTCTACGAGCTGCGCGACGTCCTGCTCGACTACCACCTGAGCGGCGCCCCCGACGGCGGACGCGCGGTGGCCGCGGCGCTCGACCCGCTCGACGGCCGCCCCGAACTGCTGGCGACCCTGCGCGCCTTCCTCGACGAGGACCTCGACCGGCGCCGCACCGCCGCCGCGCTCGCCGTCCACCCCAACACCGTCGACAACCGCCTCGCCCGCATCGCCCGGCTGATCGGCGTCGACCCGCGCACCACCCGCGGCACCCTGCTGTGCGCGACCGCCCTCACCCTGCGCCGCCTGGGCTGA
- a CDS encoding NAD(P)/FAD-dependent oxidoreductase: protein MNHRIVVLGAGYAGLGAAKRAARTAGRDAEVTLVNASDRFVERVRLHQLASGGRLDDLPLAGLLDGTGVDLVVARATGLDLDARRVRLGDGRALGYDTLVYALGSAADLDAVPGAREHAFAVAGAAGAERLRDRLPGLGSVAVIGGGLTGIETAAELAEARPGLRVDLVTAGPLGASLGPRARRYLHRTFERLGVAVHENAPVAKVAADGLLLEDGRELPADAAVWAAGFRVPPLAAEAGLGVDERGRVRVDETLRAETHPDVIAVGDAATLEVRGRATRMSCQIGLPMGLHGGNTAAALARGREPARAKPRYVGQCVSLGRRDALVQFSRTDDTPIARAVLTGRAAARTKEAIVRGTVFAMRRPELVARSTPGVR, encoded by the coding sequence ATGAACCACCGAATCGTGGTCCTGGGGGCCGGGTACGCGGGGCTGGGCGCGGCCAAGCGCGCCGCCCGCACGGCCGGGCGGGACGCGGAGGTGACGCTGGTGAACGCGTCCGACCGGTTCGTGGAGCGGGTCCGGCTGCACCAGCTCGCGTCCGGCGGGCGGCTCGACGACCTGCCGCTCGCGGGCCTGCTGGACGGGACGGGCGTCGACCTGGTCGTCGCCCGCGCGACCGGCCTGGACCTGGACGCCCGGCGGGTGCGCCTCGGTGACGGGCGCGCGCTCGGCTACGACACGCTCGTGTACGCGCTCGGCAGCGCCGCCGACCTGGACGCCGTGCCGGGGGCGCGGGAGCACGCGTTCGCGGTCGCGGGCGCGGCGGGCGCGGAGCGGCTGCGCGACCGCCTGCCCGGCCTCGGGTCGGTGGCCGTGATCGGGGGCGGCCTGACCGGCATCGAGACGGCCGCCGAACTGGCCGAGGCCCGTCCGGGGCTGCGCGTCGACCTCGTCACGGCCGGACCGCTCGGTGCGAGCCTCGGTCCACGCGCGCGCCGGTACCTGCACCGGACGTTCGAGCGGCTGGGCGTCGCGGTGCACGAGAACGCGCCGGTCGCCAAGGTCGCGGCGGACGGGCTGCTGCTGGAGGACGGCCGGGAGCTGCCCGCGGACGCGGCGGTGTGGGCCGCCGGGTTCCGCGTCCCGCCGCTCGCCGCCGAGGCGGGCCTGGGCGTGGACGAGCGGGGGCGGGTCCGCGTGGACGAGACCCTCCGCGCCGAGACCCACCCGGACGTGATCGCGGTCGGGGACGCCGCCACGCTGGAGGTGCGGGGCCGCGCGACGCGGATGTCGTGCCAGATCGGCCTGCCCATGGGTCTGCACGGCGGGAACACGGCGGCGGCGCTCGCCCGGGGACGCGAGCCGGCGCGGGCGAAGCCGCGCTACGTCGGGCAGTGCGTGAGCCTGGGGCGCCGGGACGCGCTCGTCCAGTTCAGCCGCACCGACGACACGCCGATCGCGCGGGCCGTCCTGACCGGTCGCGCGGCGGCGCGCACGAAGGAGGCGATCGTGCGCGGCACCGTGTTCGCCATGCGCCGCCCGGAGCTGGTGGCGCGGTCCACGCCGGGGGTGCGGTGA
- a CDS encoding ATP-binding cassette domain-containing protein → MTGQRVEAAGLTERFGGHTAVDGVTFTVEPGRITGFLGPNGAGKTTTMRMITGQVAPTAGAATFHPRHSARDHLRVYASMGGHPDGRVDELLDVLGPAPAARRATRGFSTGMRQRLALATALLGNPPVLLLGEPGNGVEEELDLERLFFVLTGGGG, encoded by the coding sequence GTGACCGGGCAGCGCGTCGAGGCCGCCGGGCTGACCGAACGCTTCGGCGGGCACACGGCCGTGGACGGCGTCACGTTCACCGTCGAGCCCGGCCGGATCACCGGGTTCCTCGGCCCGAACGGCGCCGGGAAGACCACGACCATGCGCATGATCACCGGCCAGGTGGCGCCCACCGCCGGGGCCGCGACCTTCCACCCCCGGCACTCGGCCCGCGATCACCTGCGCGTGTACGCGTCGATGGGCGGGCATCCCGACGGGCGGGTCGACGAACTCCTCGACGTCCTCGGCCCGGCCCCGGCCGCGCGCCGCGCGACCCGCGGGTTCTCCACCGGGATGCGGCAGCGCCTCGCCCTGGCGACGGCGCTGCTGGGCAACCCGCCGGTGCTGCTGCTCGGCGAGCCCGGCAACGGAGTGGAAGAGGAACTCGACCTCGAACGGCTCTTCTTCGTACTCACCGGAGGCGGCGGATGA
- a CDS encoding DUF3817 domain-containing protein: protein MEGAVTRYRILAMLVGTLLVLLVIGMVLKYGPTDMPEMAGIVSPIHGFFYMVYLAGAYDLWRRTGWPLNRMVNIVLGGIVPLMTFFVERRIVRDARALQASGERPAEAKI from the coding sequence GTGGAAGGCGCGGTGACCCGGTACCGGATCCTCGCCATGCTGGTCGGCACCCTGCTGGTGCTCCTGGTGATCGGCATGGTGCTCAAGTACGGTCCGACCGACATGCCGGAGATGGCGGGCATCGTGTCCCCGATCCACGGCTTCTTCTACATGGTCTACCTGGCGGGCGCCTACGACCTGTGGCGGCGCACCGGCTGGCCGCTGAACCGGATGGTGAACATCGTGCTCGGCGGCATCGTCCCGCTGATGACGTTCTTCGTCGAGCGCCGGATCGTGCGCGACGCCCGCGCGCTGCAGGCGTCCGGCGAGCGTCCCGCCGAAGCCAAGATCTGA
- a CDS encoding SWIM zinc finger family protein produces the protein MATTAAAGAAQSYTYTRPSGIDGGLLGLSTSGGTTESGPQPHPHFFSGVLTQAAPAAAALIGLADVAQTRYHQPRPTGFRDPVVTCNGDRLRLESFSACGGVYARLDVLETAMDGEVRERGTTNVDVNGPLREALARVGGSDPLHLAVGEEELAVTTMDGAVVEKKVPLPDRWLRGFAEVQVITAGFDPRAELSGHDAVRFLRSLPRGRGGTAWAVPAGRTLRLAPRPAPGAICLAGPERLRTMLPLLRFARALRAYGPSAKTGTGPTASVWELELPGMRYVLTLSPERSRGFSGEGAVLDALATDEAAGDADLVGALLSFEPRVEPDLLAERAGLPLDRTKAALVQLGTSGRVGFDTAEAAFFHRELPYDPSRVASLNPRLRSARALVEDGSVRFTGDDAAVVTTGGGERHVRFDGDAASCTCPWWFDHRGGRGPCKHVLAARIVRRDASVEAVR, from the coding sequence ATGGCGACTACGGCAGCGGCTGGGGCCGCGCAGTCCTACACGTATACGCGTCCGTCCGGGATCGACGGCGGCCTGCTGGGGCTGTCCACGTCCGGCGGGACGACGGAAAGCGGCCCCCAGCCGCATCCGCACTTCTTCAGCGGCGTCCTCACGCAGGCGGCCCCGGCCGCGGCGGCGCTGATCGGGCTGGCCGACGTCGCCCAGACCCGGTACCACCAGCCGCGGCCGACCGGGTTCCGCGACCCGGTGGTCACCTGCAACGGCGACCGGCTCCGGCTGGAGTCGTTCTCCGCGTGCGGCGGCGTGTACGCGCGGCTGGACGTCCTGGAGACGGCGATGGACGGCGAGGTGCGCGAACGCGGCACCACGAACGTCGACGTGAACGGGCCGCTGCGGGAGGCCCTCGCCCGGGTCGGCGGCTCCGACCCGCTGCACCTCGCGGTCGGCGAGGAGGAACTGGCCGTCACCACCATGGACGGCGCCGTGGTGGAGAAGAAGGTGCCGCTGCCGGACCGGTGGCTGCGCGGGTTCGCCGAGGTGCAGGTCATCACGGCCGGGTTCGACCCGCGCGCCGAACTGTCCGGTCACGACGCCGTCCGGTTCCTGCGGTCGCTGCCGCGCGGCCGGGGCGGGACGGCGTGGGCCGTGCCCGCCGGGCGGACGCTGCGGCTCGCGCCCCGTCCGGCGCCGGGCGCGATCTGCCTGGCCGGACCCGAACGCCTGCGCACGATGCTCCCCCTGCTGCGCTTTGCGCGCGCGCTGCGCGCCTATGGGCCGTCGGCAAAAACCGGGACCGGCCCCACGGCGAGCGTGTGGGAACTGGAGCTGCCGGGGATGCGGTACGTGCTCACGCTGTCCCCGGAACGGTCGCGCGGGTTCTCCGGCGAGGGCGCCGTGCTGGACGCCCTGGCCACCGACGAGGCCGCGGGCGACGCCGATCTCGTCGGCGCCCTCCTGTCGTTCGAGCCGCGCGTCGAACCCGACCTGCTCGCCGAGCGCGCGGGGCTGCCGCTCGACCGGACGAAGGCGGCGCTCGTCCAGCTCGGGACGTCCGGCCGCGTCGGGTTCGACACGGCGGAGGCCGCGTTCTTCCACCGGGAGCTCCCGTACGACCCGTCCCGCGTGGCCTCGCTGAACCCGCGCCTGCGTTCCGCGCGCGCACTGGTCGAGGACGGTTCCGTGCGGTTCACCGGCGACGACGCCGCCGTGGTGACGACCGGCGGCGGCGAGCGGCACGTCCGGTTCGACGGCGACGCCGCGTCGTGCACGTGCCCGTGGTGGTTCGACCACCGGGGCGGGCGGGGTCCGTGCAAGCACGTCCTCGCGGCCCGGATCGTTCGCCGCGACGCGTCCGTGGAGGCCGTGCGATGA